In the genome of Lacerta agilis isolate rLacAgi1 chromosome 2, rLacAgi1.pri, whole genome shotgun sequence, one region contains:
- the LOC117042478 gene encoding cytochrome c oxidase subunit 7B, mitochondrial-like produces MNSEGVGSDPEADNIFSFGEGTSGPRGVQRTVARQIHHKHGPDFHDKYGNFILLGGAPFCVSIWSYVVTQAGIEWNLSPVGRITPKEWREQ; encoded by the coding sequence ATGAACTCTGAGGGGGTTGGGTCCGACCCTGAGGCGGATAATATTTTTTCCTTTGGCGAGGGGACCTCTGGGCCTCGTGGCGTGCAGCGTACTGTGGCAAGACAAATTCACCACAAACATGGACCTGATTTTCATGACAAATACGGCAACTTTATTTTACTTGGTGGGGCTCCGTTTTGTGTCTCTATCTGGAGCTATGTTGTAACACAAGCGGGGATAGAGTGGAATTTGTCTCCTGTTGGTCGAATTACCCCAAAAGAATGGAGAGAGCAGTAG